A region from the Pristiophorus japonicus isolate sPriJap1 chromosome 14, sPriJap1.hap1, whole genome shotgun sequence genome encodes:
- the ccdc28b gene encoding coiled-coil domain-containing protein 28B: MEEKKRKQSPRVTLIQHAPQGNPRKPFVPASKSATFTTGLPQPPSPKLRSKLKRSNKEKVKPPPSTGKMIKSAPIQHSFLTDVSDVREMECGLLNLLNDFHSGKLQAFGKECSFEQMEHVREMQEKMARLHFSLDSHVEELSEDKKKNASDRNLEQLLTNLEELSTSIQKLHLAENQELPKNQELKPPTS; encoded by the exons ATGGAAGAGAAGAAAAGGAAACAAAGTCCAAGGGTCACTTTGATCCAGCATGCGCCACAGGGCAACCCCAGGAAACCATTTGTGCCAGCCAGTAAGAGTGCCACATTCACCACTGGTTTACCTCAGCCTCCTTCACCAAAACTAAGGTCAAAGTTGAAACG GTCAAACAAGGAAAAAGTGAAGCCCCCACCTTCAACGGGGAAGATGATAAAGTCCGCTCCAATTCAGCATTCATTCCTGACCGATGTTTCTGATGTGAGAGAGATGGAATGTGGCTTATTGAATTTACTGAATGATTTCCACTCTGGGAAATTGCAGGCCTTTG GGAAAGAGTGCTCCTTTGAACAGATGGAGCATGTGAGAGAGATGCAGGAAAAAATGGCTCGTTTACATTTCAGCCTCGACAGCCACGTGGAAGAGCTTTCTGAGGATAAGAAAAAAAATGCATCCGACAGGAATCTTGAACAGCTTCTGACTAAT TTGGAGGAGCTTAGCACCTCAAT ACAAAAACTACACTTAGCAGAAAATCAAGAACTGCCAAAAAACCAAGAACTGAAGCCACCTACTTCATAG